The DNA segment GATGAATGACGTCTCAGCCATGCTGGTACCAGACGGTGGTGTCGGGTTCGAGACGCACGGGACCGTCGGTGGGGACGGACCGTCGCTGAACAGGTAGACGCGCTCTGCCTCGAGTGTGACGGAGTGAGAGCCGAAGTTGGTCGCGGACGTCCAGCGTTCGGCCGGCGGAACGCCACGACATCCGGCGCGATGTCGAGCCACTCCAGACGCTCGTCAGTCTGCAGCATTCGCCGACCGGCGAGCGCGTCCTGGTAGAGGGACAGCACCGAACCCGAGCGTCCGCTCTGGGTATCGACCGCGAACTCGGCGAACCAGGCCGGCTGCGGCAGGTGCGCACCACCCGCGCCGAAGCCGAAGGAAGGCCCGTCTGCCGTCCACGGGAGCGGCACGCGGCAGCCGTCCCGGCCGATTTCCTGAACCTCCGGTGCGGAAGAACGTGGGATCCTGGCGGTCGTCGCCGGGGATGTCGGCGACCTCCGGCAGACCGAGCTCCTCACCTTGGTACAGGTACACACTGCCGGGCAGCGCCATCGCCAGCAGGGTGGCGGCGTTAGCGCGGCGCAGGCCCAGGTCGCGGTCCTCCCGCGGTTCCACGCCATGGGAGAGGAGCCACGCGTGGCCCTCGCTGTCTGTGGAGGGAGGCCGAACCGGGTGGCGTGTCTGACCATGTCGTGGTTGGAGAACACCCACGTGCTGGAGCTCCCGCTCTGCGCCGAGAGATCGAGGTTCTCCTCCACGATGCGCCGGAACTGCGCGGCGTCCCAGGTGGCCTTGAGGAGGTCGAAGTTGAATGCCTGTCCGAGGCCCTGCTCGGTGGCGTAGCGGATCCGCCGCTCCGCGGCACCCAGGCCTCCGCGACGGCGGTGAGCGGTGGCGTGTAGCGGTCGAACAGGCGTCGCCACTCCGCATAGATCTCGTGCACTTCGTCCGCGCGGTCCCAGATCGGATGCGTCCCGACTGGGAAGTGTGTTGGGTCTTCGAGCTGGACCTGCGTCGGCAGCTCAACTCCAGCCCCTTGGTCAGAGCGTGGGCGACGTCGACACGGAATCCGTCGACCCCGCGATCTGCCCAGAACTCAAGGGTGGTCAGAAAGTCCTGTCGCACCTCGGGATTCGACCAGTTCCAGTCGGGCTGCTCGCGAGCGAACAGGTGCAGATACCACTGCCCATCCGGCACGCGGTCCAGGCCGGCCCTCCGAAGATCGACGTCCAGTCCGACGGTGGCTCTGAGCCGTCCGGGCCGCGCCCGTCGCGGAAGATGTAGCGGTCGCGGGCGGCGGAACCGGGTACGCTGCGCAGGGCTTCCTGAAACCAAGCGTGCTGATCGGAGCTGTGGTTCGGCACGATGTCGACAATCACCTTGATGTCGACGTCATGGAGGCGGGCGACCAGCGCGTCGAAGTCCGCAAGCGTACCGATGCGCGGGTCGACGTCGCGATAATCCGCGACGTCGTAGCCGCCGTCCGCGAGCTCGGACGGGTAGAACGGGCTCAGCCAGACTGCGTCGATGCCGAGATCGCGCAGGTAGTCGATGCGGGAGATCAGCCCAAGGAAGTCGCCTACTCCGTCGCCGTTACCGTCCGCGAAGCTGCGCGGATACACCTGATACACGGCTGCCTGCCGCCACCACCGGTCGGGAGATTCCACACGGGTGGCGTTCAGAACGCTTTCGGTCACCATTGATCCTTCCGAGAGAGACGATCCAGAATTTATCTAGGTTCTAAATCTAAGACGTGCACTATTGTTGTCACATGTCGAGGTTTGGGCAAGTCCCGCAGAGAAATCGATTCCAACGCACGCGCTGGTCGCGACGTCAACGAACGTCCTCCGGCGCTCGAACACGCTCGCGCTGCTGAAGATCTTCAGCAGCGCGTCCGCCGGCAAGAGCTTCACAACGTCCGAACTCATCGAGCTCTCCGACCTCACGCGCTCCACCATCCTGGCCGTTTGCGACGATCTGCTGGCTGCGGGTTGGATCGCGGAGTCGGATGCCGGCCCCCGGGTGGAAGGGACCCGCGGCAGGCCCTCCCGCCGCTTCGCCCTGA comes from the Leifsonia poae genome and includes:
- a CDS encoding alpha-amylase family glycosyl hydrolase gives rise to the protein MATPVRPLHATAHRRRGGLGAAERRIRYATEQGLGQAFNFDLLKATWDAAQFRRIVEENLDLSAQSGSSSTWVFSNHDMVRHATRFGLPPQTARATRGSSPMAWNRGRTATWACAALTPPPCWRWRCPAVCTCTKVRSSVCRRSPTSPATTARIPRSSAPEVQEIGRDGCRVPLPWTADGPSFGFGAGGAHLPQPAWFAEFAVDTQSGRSGSVLSLYQDALAGRRMLQTDERLEWLDIAPDVVAFRRPNAGRPRPTSALTPSHSRQSASTCSATVRPHRRSRASRTRHHRLVPAWLRRHSS
- a CDS encoding alpha-amylase family glycosyl hydrolase is translated as MVTESVLNATRVESPDRWWRQAAVYQVYPRSFADGNGDGVGDFLGLISRIDYLRDLGIDAVWLSPFYPSELADGGYDVADYRDVDPRIGTLADFDALVARLHDVDIKVIVDIVPNHSSDQHAWFQEALRSVPGSAARDRYIFRDGRGPDGSEPPSDWTSIFGGPAWTACRMGSGICTCSLASSPTGTGRIPRCDRTF